A stretch of DNA from Micromonospora peucetia:
CGCGTACGCCGGCAACGGGCTGCGCCTGGACTTCCTGGCCGAGCACGCCGCCCGGCTGGCCAAGGCGACCGTGACCGACGTGGCCGAGGCGGCGGCCCGCTACCTCGCCCCGGCCCGGGCGGTCACCGTGGTGCTGGGCGATGCCGAACGGATCGGGCCGCAACTGTCGGCGCTGGCCCCGGTCGTCACCGAGCCGGCCGGGACGTGAGCGGGGAGGCCGCGCCACCGCTGGCCCGCTCCACCCTGGACCGGGCGGCCCACCGGCGCACCGACCCCGGGTGGCTGGCACAGGCGTGGAGCCAGGCCCGGGTGCTGGTGCTCGACTCCTCCGACGGGGGCCGGGCGCTGGTGCGTACCGACACGCCGACGCCGACGCTGGTGCTGGTCGACCGGGCCGGGTTGCCGGCGGCGACGTCGCCGATGTTTCTCGGCGTTGAGCCGGACGGGGTGCCGGTGTTCGCCGTGGACGCCCCGCTGCCGGCGGTGCCCGGGGCCCGGGCGGCGCACCTGCGCGAGGTCGGCCACCTGCTCGGCGACCGGGACGCCGGGCTGTTCACCACCGCGCTCGCGCTGGTCAACTGGCACCTGCGGCACCGATACTCGTCGGCCACCGGGCATCCGACCGAGGTGGACGAGGCCGGCTGGTCCCGGGTCGACCCGGCCGGCGAGCGGATCTGGCCGCGTACCGATCCCGCGATGATCGTGCTGGTCCACGACGGCCTCCCGGGCCAGGACGGGCGGTGCCTGCTCGGCAACAACGCCACCTGGCCGCGCACCGCTGGCGAGCGCCGGTTCTCCTGCCTCGCCGGCTACGTGGAGCCGGGGGAGTCGGCCGAGGCCGCGGTGCTGCGCGAGGTTCGCGAGGAGGTGGACGTCCCGGTCGAGGACATCGCGTACGCGGGCAGCCAGGCCTGGCCGTTCCCCGGCTCGCTGATGCTCGGCTTCCTCGCCACCGCCGACCCGGATCATCCGGTGCGGGTGGACGCGACCGAGATCGCGTACGCCCGGTGGTTCTCCCGCCGGGAGATCGGCACGGCCCTGGCGGGGCGGCCGGTGGAGGTCGGCGGTGCCCGGCTGGTGCTGCCGCCGCCGTCGTCGATTGCGCTCTTCCTGATCCACCGCTGGCTCGACGGGCACTGCTGACCCGCCCTCGGCGTCGATGGCCGGGGCGCTGGTGCGGTCCCGGTCCGTGACCGCCGTTGCCGCGGCGGTCACGGACCGGGAACACGGGCCGTCGTGGTCGGCTGGGGCAAGGAACGCGGCGGGGGAGCCGGTCCGACCACGACGGACATCTGGGTGCGGGTCAGCTGCCGCGGTCTTTTGGTGTGGCCCGCCGGCCGAGGCCCGGCTCGTCGAGCGGGAGCACCTTGACCCGTTGTCTGCCGGAGCGGACCGCGCCGACCGTGGCGAGGGCCCGGGCCAGCAGCAGCGCGGCGTCGCGCTCCTCGGCGTGCACGATCTGGCGGCGCGGTTCGGGCGTGGTGGTCTCGTCCCGCAGGCGGTCACCGCACGCCCACGCGGCGGCGATGTCCACGTCGGCGGCGGCGCGGATGTCGGTGCGAACGATCAGGAAACGCATGTGGGTCTCCGTGATGAATCGCGACAGTGGAGAACGGGTGGAAGTTCCACGTCACTCTGCGCTCATGTTACGCCGCGCGGTCGTCTCATCAAGTGAAACGCGACGATTGGTTCGTAGCCTCGTCCGATCAGCGGATGCCTGGTCGGCGGGGTGGCAGGGCGCAGACGGGACAGGGCCGCCGGCACTCTGCCGGCGGCCCTGTAACGGTCTGCGGATCAGTTCAGATCGAACTGTCCGTTCTTCGCGCCGGCGATGAAGCCCAGCCAACCCGCCCGGTTGAACAGCAGCACCGGACCGCTCTGGTCCTTGCTGTCCCGCAGGGCCACCGCGGCCGGCCCGGTCCTCAGTGGTGCGACCTCGACACAGTTCGAGGTCTGGCTGCGCGTGCTCTTACGCCACGGGGCGTTCGTGAGCTGGGCGAGTACGGACGGCGTGTTGCGGATCTCGTTCATCGTGCCACTCCTGAGGTGAACTGCTCCGATGGAACGAGTGGCGCCGCACGGCCCGACGGTGGGACCCCCGTGATCACCGCTCCGTCAGGCGCCCGGAGTGCCGGCGGCGCTGGGTCGGCGCCGTTGCCGATCCGTACGCCACCGTGGACGCGGTCGCCGTGCCGGGCAGCCGCCCCGTCGCCTCGATCAGCCAGGAGAGGGTGTCCGATTCGGAGAGCGCCGCCGTGCATAGCCACTCGAACACCACTTTATAGCGATTTAGGGCGTTTGCCTCGGTCGACATGACGTCAGTGAACCCCCCTTCGATCGCCAACGTCTCCGGATCGAGCGGATCGGCGAACCGGTAGACCGAGAACGCGGTCGGTGGGAGGTACCAGTCGCCGATCTGGGTGTCGCGGGGCAGCACGTGCAGCGTGATGTTCGGCAGCATCGCCAGGTCGCAGAGCTGCACGAGCTGCTCGCGCAGGACCTCCGGTGGCGCGGTCCGCCCGCCGAGCGCGGCCTCCTCCAGCACCGCGGTGTAGCGGGGCGCGTCGGCGGCGCGGGTGAGCAGCGACTGGCGGGCCAGCCGGGCCCGCACCTCGGTGTCGATGTCCTCGCCAGCCTCCGGGTCGCCGGCCTGCTCGTCGACCTGCCGGGCCGAGGCGATCCGCACCGACGCGTACTCCGGCGTCTGGAGCAGGCCCGGCACCAGGACCGGGTTGTACTCCGAGATCTTCGCGCAGCCCGCCTCCAGTTCGGCGAAGCTGCGCTGCTGCTGGGTCATCACCGGGTAGTTCCGCAGCCAGCCGCGGATGTCGCCGGCCTCCTGGGTGATGCCGAGGAGTTCCCGGCAGGACGCCTCGTCTGCGCCGTAGAGATCCAGCAGCACGCGGACGTCGTCCGGGTCCGGGCGGCTGCGGCCGTTCTCCAGCCGGGACAACTTGGATGCGGACGCCCAGCCGATCCGCTCGATGACCTGGTCTCCGGTGAGACCCGCGGCCTCGCGCAGCCGGCGCAGTTCGGTGCCCAACCTGCGGCGGCGCAGGATCGGGCTGGGTGAGGCAGGAGGCACGACGTCCTCTTTTCCCGTGGACCGACGCGGACGCGACGGTAACTGTATGAAATTCGCCCCCCACGGTCAGTATGGACGGCGTGACTCTCGCCGGAGGTCCCGGTGGGGGCGTGTCTCGCAGAAAAAGAGGACCGTGGAGGGTGCGGCGTCCGGCACGACGCCGTCGCCCCACCCGCGCCATCCCCGACCGCGCCATGCCGCGCACCACCCCCGCCGGAGGGACCCCATGCGCACCGTCCTGCGCCGCCCGGAATTCCGCCTGCTCTTCGGCGGCCTGCTCGCCAGCATGGCCGCCGAGTCGATCCTGTTGCTGGCCCTCGCCATCTGGGTGAAGGACCTGACCGGGTCGGACGGACTGGCCGGCGCCACCATATTCGCGGTCATCGCCCCGATGACCCTGGCCCCGCTGGTCGGGTGGCTCGTCGACCGCTACCCCCGGCGCCCGTTCTTTGTGGTGGCGAACCTGGTGACGGCCGTCCTGCTCACCCCGCTCCTCGCGGTGCGGGACCGGGGCGACGTGTGGATCATCTACGTGGTGGCGGCCCTGTACGGACTGTCGTACATCACGCTGAGCGCGGTGCTCAGCGGCCTGATCCGCCAGCTCGTCCCGGTGGAGCTGCTGGCCGAGGCGAACGGGGTGCTCCAGACCGTGCGCCAGGGGCTGCGACTGATCGGCCCGCTGGCCGGCGCCGGGCTCTACGCCGCCGTCGGTGGCTGGATGCTGGCCGTGATCGGGATGGTCGGCTTCCTGTCGGCGGCCGTCGTGGTGAGCCTGATCCGGACGACGGAGACGCCGCCCGCCGGGCCTGGGCTGCGCTGGCCGGCCGAGCTGAGCGTCGGGCTGCGGCATCTGGCCGGAGAGCCGGCGCTGCGCCGGGCGCTGCTCGGCTACGGGCTGGGGTCGCTGGCGATGGGCTTCAGCGAGTCACTGATCTTCGCGTACGTCGACCAGGGGCTCCGCCGGGACGCCGCGTTCGTCGGCGTGCTGGTCACCGTGCAGGGCATCGGCGGACTGGTCGGCGGGCTGCTCTCCCCGGCCGTGGTACGCCGTGCCGGCGAGGTGGGCACGCTCGCCGCCGGGGTGGCGTTCTTCGGGCCGGCCTCGCTGGCGCTGGTGTACCCGAACCTCTGGCTCGGCTTCGTCGCGGTGCTGCTGGCCGGGGTGTCGCTGCCGCTGACCATGGTCGGACTGCACACGCTGATCCAGCGGCGTACCCCGCCAGGGCTGCTCGGCCGGGTCGCGGCGGCCTCGGAGGCCGTGGTCAGCGGCCCGCAGGCGCTCTCCATCGGCGCGGGGGCGCTGCTCGTCGGGGTGCTGGACTACCGCGTCCTGTTCGCCCTGATCGGGGTGGCCACCCTGCTCGCCGGCGGCTTCCTCTGGCACGGCCGCACGCTCAGCCCGCCGCCGTCCGCCCGGATTCCCGCCCCCCGCCGGCCGGCCGACGGGCTCACCCGCGCAGACCGGGTCGACACCGTGGGTCAGACGGTCGGCGGTACGACACCCCCGGGCCCGGGGCGATGACCTGCTGGCCCTTCCCGTCGCCGCCGCGATCGCCCCGCCGGGACGCGACGAGCGGCCGGCCCGGGTGGGCGGCCGCTCGTCGGCGACGGGCGTCGGATCAGGCGTCGATCGTGGTCAGGTGCTGCTTGACCTGGGTGATCGAAGGGTTCGTCAGGGCGCTGCCGTCGGCGAAACGCAACGTCGGGACGGTCTGGTTGCCGCCGTTGACGCTCATCACGAACTCCGCGGCCTTCGGGTCCTGCTCGATGTCGACCACCTCGTAGCCGATGCCCTCCCGGTCGAGCTGCGACCTCAGCCGGTGGCAGTAGCCGCACCAGGGGGTGGAATACATCGTCAGCATGCTCAAATCCTCCAACGGTCCACACGGCGGCTTGCCGATCAAGCCCAGGCTAACCGCTGCAACGTCCGGCGGAGCTGAGACAATTCCTCGCTGTGGTGGTTCACTCAGCATCGGAACGCGTGCTCGCCGGGCTCGACCCGGAGCAGCGGTCGGCCGTGACCGCCCCCGCCGGCCCGGTCTGCGTCCTGGCCGGGGCCGGCACCGGCAAGACCCGCGCGGTCACCTCCCGGATCGCCCACCGGGTGCTCTCCGGGGAGGTCTCCGCCCGGCACGTGCTCGCGGTGACCTTCACGGCCCGTGCCGCCGCCGAGATGCGGGCCCGACTCACCACGCTCGGGGTGGGCGGCGTCCAGGCGCGGACGTTCCACGCCGCTGCACTGCGTCAGGTGCGCTACTTCGCGCCCCGGCTGCTGGCGGGCAGGGCCATGCCCGAGCTGCTGGACAGCAAGATCCGCCTGGTCACCCTCGCCGCGGCCAAGGCCGGCCTGCGCACCGACCGGGCGGCGGCCCGGGACCTCGCCGGTGAGATCGAGTGGGCGAAGTCGTCGCTGGTGGAGCCGGGGGAGTACGTCGTCGCGGCGGCCAAGGCGATCCGGGACACCCCGCACGAGCCGGCCCGGGTCGCCGAGGTCTTCGCGGCGTACGAGCGGCTCAAGCGGTCCAACGGGGTGATCGACTTCGAGGACATGCTGCGCGCCGCGGTCTGGGGCATCGAGGAACACCGGGACGTCGCCGAGCAGGTCCGCGCCCAGTACCGGCACTTCGTCGTCGACGAGTACCAGGACGTCAACCCGCTCCAGCAGCGGCTGCTGGGGGCGTGGCTGGGCGGGCGGGACGACCTGACCGTGGTCGGCGACGCCAGCCAGACGATCTACTCGTTCACCGGGGCCACCTCGTCCTACCTGGTCGACTTCCCGCGCCGGTACCGGGGGGCGACGGTGGTCCGGCTGGTCCGTGACTACCGCTCCACCCCGCAGGTCGTCGGGCTGGCCAACGCGGTGATCTCCCAGGCGCGAGGCGCCGAGGCGCGGCTGCGCCTGGAACTGGTCGGCCAGCGCCCGCCCGGCCCCGAACCGCAGTTACGGATCTTCACCGACGAGCCGGCCGAGGCCAACGCCGTCGCCGCCCGCTGCCGCGCCCTGGTCGACGCCGGCACCCCGGCGAAGGAGATCGCCGTACTGTTCCGGACCAACGCGCAGTCCGAGGCGTACGAGAAGGCGCTGACCGAGGCGCAGGTGCCGTACGTCGTGCAGGGGGCGGAGCGGTTCTTCGAGCGCGTCGAGGTCCGGCAGGCGATGGTCGCCCTGCGGGCCGCCACCCGGTCGATCCCGGGGGAGACCCCGCTGCCCACCGCCGTGGTCGAGGCGCTCACCGCGGTCGGCTGGGCTCCCGACGCCGCACCGGCCGGCGGCGCCGCCCGCGAGCGGTGGGAGGCGCTCGCCGCGCTGGTGCAACTCGCCGAGGAGTACGCGGCCACCCCGCAGGTGCTGCCGATCGGGCCCGCCGCCTCGGTCGAGCGCCCGGTCACCCTGGCCGACTTCAACGACGAACTGGCCCGCCGGGCCGCCGCACAGCACGTGCCCACGGTCGACGGGGTGACCCTGGCCTCGCTGCACTCCGCCAAGGGTCTGGAGTGGGACGCGGTCTTCCTGGTCGGCCTCTCCGAGGGCACCCTGCCCACCACGTACGCCAGGACAGTCGAGCAGGTCGAGGAGGAGCGCCGGCTGCTCTACGTCGGCCTCACCCGGGCGCGGGAGTGGCTCTGGCTGTCGTACGCCTCGGCCCGATCGCCGGGCGGACGGGCCCGGCGGCCCTCGCGGTTCCTGCCGCAGCTCGACCGCTCCGGCGGGCCGGAGCGGGCCGGGGCCGCTCCGGTGGCACGCCGGCCGGAGCGCCGCCGGACCCAGATCGTCTCCTGCCGGATCTGCGGCGCGACCCTGCTCGCCGGGCCGGACCGCAAGCTCGGCCGCTGCCCGACCTGCCCGTCGGACATCGACGAGGAGTTGCACGAACGGCTGTACGCGTGGCGCCAGCGGGTGGCCGGCGGACAGCGGGTGCCGGCCTATGTGGTCTTCACCGACGCCACGCTGGTCGCGCTCGCGGAGCGGCGCCCCGGCCGGACGGAGGAGCTGATCGCCATCGCCGGCATCGGGCCCCGGAAGCTCGGCCTCTACGGGGAGGCGGTGCTGGCGCTGGTGGCGGGCGCGGCTGTCGACGAGATCTGCCCTGAGAAAACTTTCGAAATCTCGCCGTAAATTCGTTTGCCCTCGCCCCGTGGCGAGGAATAGCCTCATGACACACCTTGCGAGCGGCACCATTCGGGCTGCTCACGAGGGGTAGAGACCGTTTCGGCACGAGAGAACGTCAGAGGAGGTGGCCCCGATGGAGATCGTCTACAACTGCGAGCGTCCGGCGG
This window harbors:
- the nudC gene encoding NAD(+) diphosphatase; this translates as MSGEAAPPLARSTLDRAAHRRTDPGWLAQAWSQARVLVLDSSDGGRALVRTDTPTPTLVLVDRAGLPAATSPMFLGVEPDGVPVFAVDAPLPAVPGARAAHLREVGHLLGDRDAGLFTTALALVNWHLRHRYSSATGHPTEVDEAGWSRVDPAGERIWPRTDPAMIVLVHDGLPGQDGRCLLGNNATWPRTAGERRFSCLAGYVEPGESAEAAVLREVREEVDVPVEDIAYAGSQAWPFPGSLMLGFLATADPDHPVRVDATEIAYARWFSRREIGTALAGRPVEVGGARLVLPPPSSIALFLIHRWLDGHC
- a CDS encoding DUF397 domain-containing protein gives rise to the protein MNEIRNTPSVLAQLTNAPWRKSTRSQTSNCVEVAPLRTGPAAVALRDSKDQSGPVLLFNRAGWLGFIAGAKNGQFDLN
- a CDS encoding helix-turn-helix domain-containing protein, with translation MPPASPSPILRRRRLGTELRRLREAAGLTGDQVIERIGWASASKLSRLENGRSRPDPDDVRVLLDLYGADEASCRELLGITQEAGDIRGWLRNYPVMTQQQRSFAELEAGCAKISEYNPVLVPGLLQTPEYASVRIASARQVDEQAGDPEAGEDIDTEVRARLARQSLLTRAADAPRYTAVLEEAALGGRTAPPEVLREQLVQLCDLAMLPNITLHVLPRDTQIGDWYLPPTAFSVYRFADPLDPETLAIEGGFTDVMSTEANALNRYKVVFEWLCTAALSESDTLSWLIEATGRLPGTATASTVAYGSATAPTQRRRHSGRLTER
- a CDS encoding MFS transporter, which translates into the protein MRTVLRRPEFRLLFGGLLASMAAESILLLALAIWVKDLTGSDGLAGATIFAVIAPMTLAPLVGWLVDRYPRRPFFVVANLVTAVLLTPLLAVRDRGDVWIIYVVAALYGLSYITLSAVLSGLIRQLVPVELLAEANGVLQTVRQGLRLIGPLAGAGLYAAVGGWMLAVIGMVGFLSAAVVVSLIRTTETPPAGPGLRWPAELSVGLRHLAGEPALRRALLGYGLGSLAMGFSESLIFAYVDQGLRRDAAFVGVLVTVQGIGGLVGGLLSPAVVRRAGEVGTLAAGVAFFGPASLALVYPNLWLGFVAVLLAGVSLPLTMVGLHTLIQRRTPPGLLGRVAAASEAVVSGPQALSIGAGALLVGVLDYRVLFALIGVATLLAGGFLWHGRTLSPPPSARIPAPRRPADGLTRADRVDTVGQTVGGTTPPGPGR
- a CDS encoding mycoredoxin, which codes for MLTMYSTPWCGYCHRLRSQLDREGIGYEVVDIEQDPKAAEFVMSVNGGNQTVPTLRFADGSALTNPSITQVKQHLTTIDA
- a CDS encoding ATP-dependent DNA helicase UvrD2 translates to MVVHSASERVLAGLDPEQRSAVTAPAGPVCVLAGAGTGKTRAVTSRIAHRVLSGEVSARHVLAVTFTARAAAEMRARLTTLGVGGVQARTFHAAALRQVRYFAPRLLAGRAMPELLDSKIRLVTLAAAKAGLRTDRAAARDLAGEIEWAKSSLVEPGEYVVAAAKAIRDTPHEPARVAEVFAAYERLKRSNGVIDFEDMLRAAVWGIEEHRDVAEQVRAQYRHFVVDEYQDVNPLQQRLLGAWLGGRDDLTVVGDASQTIYSFTGATSSYLVDFPRRYRGATVVRLVRDYRSTPQVVGLANAVISQARGAEARLRLELVGQRPPGPEPQLRIFTDEPAEANAVAARCRALVDAGTPAKEIAVLFRTNAQSEAYEKALTEAQVPYVVQGAERFFERVEVRQAMVALRAATRSIPGETPLPTAVVEALTAVGWAPDAAPAGGAARERWEALAALVQLAEEYAATPQVLPIGPAASVERPVTLADFNDELARRAAAQHVPTVDGVTLASLHSAKGLEWDAVFLVGLSEGTLPTTYARTVEQVEEERRLLYVGLTRAREWLWLSYASARSPGGRARRPSRFLPQLDRSGGPERAGAAPVARRPERRRTQIVSCRICGATLLAGPDRKLGRCPTCPSDIDEELHERLYAWRQRVAGGQRVPAYVVFTDATLVALAERRPGRTEELIAIAGIGPRKLGLYGEAVLALVAGAAVDEICPEKTFEISP